Proteins encoded in a region of the Stieleria neptunia genome:
- a CDS encoding valine--tRNA ligase, which produces MIPNRFDHSTAAGEISAKWDEAGCNHAEINPDKKPYTIVIPPPNVTGALHLGHGLNNTLQDILIRTKRMQGYETLWMPGTDHAGIATQAVVERRLKEQENLSRHDIGRDALVKRIWDWKDQYEKRILGQLKRMGCSCDWRRLRFTLDPMCGAAVRATFFDLFHKDLIYRGKRLVNWDTFLQTAVSNDEVENVTKKGHFYHFRYPVIDPKPGEPDHVVIATTRPETMLGDTAVAVHPDPAQTFDKLEAELREKLAAATAKEKPDVQHQLDALVERRQTMLPKLERLRDMAADGRCLMLPLAERKIPLVADVWAKPELGSGCVKITPAHDPNDYEVGKRQSLPMLNILNPDGTLNGLVPAYEGLTIAAARKQVVADLDEAGLLGDIEDRDIEMPLSDRSKTAIEPYLADQWFVKMDHLAQSAMDAVSDERVRIYPTRYRKGYLDWLGEKRDWPVSRQLWWGHRIPIWSASFATQAEAGKVAEQAAALGGEELIATKIQADEEDDSSTSYSVFVCLRDEESPLESKVEALGLQRDPDVLDTWFSSALWPHSTLGWPQQTKELEYFYPTSTLCTSRDIITLWVARMVLMGLNNLNEIPFDEVFIHPTILDGHGERMSKSKGNGVDPIDVIEKFGPDSLRFGLARLATETQDVRMPVQYECPHCEKLIDQTKKNRVATTVQCPECKKTFATQWAESEADLAHPKASVVSEKFETSRNFVNKLWNAARFVLMNLEGYTPETIDVASLPVEDRWLLSRLATVTEQVTEGIDQFKFADVSRILYDFAWHEFCSFYVEIAKPRLADPSQRAVTQNVIAHGLDTLLRLLHPIMPFVTESIWGFLGELAPERGLTPVKVPEFAMKADWPQANRDHFDETIERQFAEFQDIVSAIRQIRASSNIPPRETVPASIRCSESSRQLLEPMKPYFGALAGADVLQIGPAAEAFETDAPLAIPAIDVEVHVDLEKFIDVEAELTRLEKLLGQLLKQITGKESKLSNENFVSRAPAEVVEKERATLDDLLHQRQSVEGDINKLKEKVSSN; this is translated from the coding sequence ATGATTCCGAACCGATTTGATCACAGCACCGCCGCAGGCGAAATCAGTGCCAAATGGGATGAAGCAGGTTGCAATCACGCCGAAATCAATCCCGACAAGAAACCCTACACCATCGTGATCCCGCCGCCCAACGTGACCGGCGCGCTTCACCTCGGACACGGGCTCAACAACACCCTGCAAGACATCCTGATCCGAACCAAACGGATGCAAGGGTACGAAACGCTCTGGATGCCGGGCACCGACCATGCCGGCATCGCCACCCAAGCGGTCGTCGAGCGGCGGTTGAAAGAACAGGAAAACCTGTCACGCCATGACATCGGACGCGACGCGTTGGTCAAACGAATCTGGGATTGGAAAGACCAATACGAAAAACGGATTCTGGGTCAACTCAAACGCATGGGATGCAGCTGCGATTGGCGTCGCTTGCGGTTCACGCTGGACCCGATGTGCGGCGCCGCGGTCCGCGCCACGTTTTTTGATTTGTTCCACAAGGATCTGATCTACCGCGGCAAACGTCTGGTCAACTGGGACACGTTCCTGCAAACCGCCGTCAGCAATGACGAAGTGGAAAACGTGACCAAGAAAGGGCACTTCTACCACTTCCGCTACCCGGTGATCGATCCCAAACCCGGTGAACCGGATCACGTGGTGATTGCGACGACCCGCCCGGAAACCATGCTCGGCGATACCGCCGTCGCGGTGCACCCCGACCCGGCCCAGACGTTCGACAAATTAGAAGCGGAGCTTCGGGAAAAACTCGCCGCTGCGACCGCCAAAGAAAAGCCGGACGTGCAACACCAACTCGACGCCCTGGTCGAGCGCCGCCAGACGATGCTGCCCAAGCTGGAACGACTGCGCGACATGGCCGCCGACGGCCGGTGCTTGATGCTGCCGCTGGCCGAGCGCAAGATCCCGCTGGTCGCCGATGTCTGGGCCAAACCGGAATTGGGATCCGGCTGCGTCAAAATCACGCCGGCCCACGACCCGAACGACTATGAAGTCGGCAAACGCCAGTCGCTGCCGATGCTAAACATCCTGAACCCCGACGGCACGCTCAACGGGCTGGTCCCTGCCTATGAAGGATTGACGATCGCCGCAGCCCGCAAACAGGTCGTCGCGGATTTGGACGAAGCCGGACTGTTGGGCGACATCGAGGATCGCGACATCGAAATGCCGCTGTCGGACCGCAGCAAGACGGCGATTGAGCCGTATTTGGCCGACCAATGGTTCGTCAAAATGGACCACCTGGCCCAGTCGGCGATGGACGCCGTCAGCGACGAGCGGGTCCGTATCTATCCGACGCGTTACCGCAAAGGCTATCTCGATTGGCTCGGCGAAAAACGCGACTGGCCGGTCAGCCGTCAACTTTGGTGGGGACACCGGATTCCGATCTGGTCGGCGTCCTTTGCGACCCAGGCAGAGGCCGGCAAAGTCGCCGAGCAGGCCGCAGCGTTGGGCGGCGAGGAGTTGATCGCGACGAAAATCCAGGCCGACGAGGAAGACGATTCGTCGACCTCCTACAGTGTGTTCGTCTGCCTGCGCGACGAGGAGTCACCGCTGGAATCAAAAGTCGAAGCGCTCGGACTGCAGCGTGATCCCGACGTGCTGGATACCTGGTTCTCCTCCGCACTGTGGCCCCACAGCACACTCGGTTGGCCGCAACAGACCAAGGAACTGGAATACTTTTACCCCACGTCCACACTCTGCACGTCGCGCGACATCATCACCTTGTGGGTCGCCCGCATGGTGCTGATGGGCTTGAACAATTTGAACGAAATTCCGTTCGACGAAGTCTTTATCCATCCAACGATTTTGGACGGACACGGCGAACGGATGAGCAAGAGTAAAGGCAACGGCGTGGACCCGATCGATGTGATCGAAAAATTTGGTCCCGACTCGCTGCGGTTCGGGTTGGCGCGTCTGGCAACCGAAACGCAAGACGTTCGCATGCCCGTGCAGTACGAGTGCCCGCATTGCGAGAAGCTGATCGATCAAACCAAAAAGAACCGCGTGGCGACGACGGTCCAGTGCCCCGAGTGCAAGAAGACCTTCGCGACGCAGTGGGCCGAATCCGAAGCCGACTTGGCGCACCCCAAAGCGTCCGTCGTCAGTGAAAAGTTCGAGACCAGCCGCAACTTTGTCAACAAGCTGTGGAATGCCGCCCGGTTCGTGTTGATGAACCTGGAAGGCTACACGCCAGAAACAATCGACGTCGCCTCGCTGCCCGTGGAAGACCGCTGGCTGCTCAGCCGCCTGGCAACGGTCACCGAACAGGTCACCGAGGGAATCGATCAATTCAAATTCGCCGATGTGTCGCGAATCCTGTACGACTTTGCCTGGCACGAGTTTTGTAGTTTCTATGTTGAAATCGCAAAACCACGCCTCGCCGATCCGTCTCAACGCGCCGTGACCCAAAACGTGATCGCGCATGGGCTCGACACGCTGTTGCGATTGCTGCATCCGATCATGCCGTTCGTGACTGAATCGATTTGGGGCTTCCTGGGTGAATTGGCTCCCGAGCGTGGTCTGACGCCGGTGAAGGTGCCTGAATTTGCCATGAAAGCAGACTGGCCCCAAGCCAACCGCGACCATTTCGACGAAACGATCGAGCGGCAATTCGCCGAGTTCCAAGACATCGTCAGCGCGATTCGCCAGATCCGCGCCAGCAGCAACATTCCGCCGCGCGAAACGGTCCCCGCCTCGATCCGCTGCAGCGAATCGAGCCGCCAGCTGCTCGAGCCGATGAAACCGTACTTTGGGGCGTTGGCCGGTGCCGACGTGTTGCAGATCGGCCCCGCAGCCGAAGCGTTTGAAACCGATGCCCCGCTGGCGATTCCCGCCATCGACGTCGAAGTGCACGTCGACTTGGAAAAATTCATCGACGTCGAAGCGGAACTGACGCGTCTGGAAAAATTGCTCGGCCAATTGCTCAAACAGATCACCGGCAAGGAATCCAAGTTGTCCAATGAGAACTTTGTTTCACGCGCCCCGGCGGAAGTCGTTGAAAAGGAACGGGCAACGCTCGACGATCTGCTCCACCAACGCCAGTCGGTCGAAGGCGACATCAACAAACTCAAGGAGAAGGTCTCATCAAACTGA
- the cimA gene encoding citramalate synthase — protein MTSKPIHIYDTTLRDGSQGEGVSFSLNDKLQIALRLAETGVDFIEGGYPLSNEKDVAFFQEIQEHDLGDTQVCAFGMTRRRGVDAADDPGMKALVAARTPVITVVGKTWDYHATEVLRVSLEENLAMIGESVQFLAGHSAVIYDAEHFFDGYRANPDYALQTLRAAASGGATVMSLCDTNGGSLPEQIAEITGAAIDSLRDYPGVTFGIHCHNDSELAVANSLAAVDVGATQVQGTINGIGERCGNADLISVMANLALKKKGYSVLGGRSLQPLTELSRFVYETANLQWRGGQPFVGQSAFAHKGGMHVHAINKAASTYEHIDPALVGNERRILVSELSGRSNIVAVANKHSIEDDREIQDKILAEVVRLENQGFQFENAGGSFDLLIKRVLGTFTPHFSPIKYRVVAGETSADEKDVYAEAILKIRVGDQDCFNAAEGHGPVNALDTALRETLLPSYPQLRDMRLVDYKVRVVDNGAGTAASTRVNIESADHHESWGTIGVSDNIIEASFQALIDSVEYKLHKENVTPAT, from the coding sequence ATGACTTCAAAACCGATCCACATTTACGACACCACGCTGCGGGACGGATCCCAGGGCGAAGGCGTCAGTTTTTCGCTCAACGATAAACTTCAGATCGCGCTGCGATTGGCCGAAACGGGCGTCGATTTTATCGAGGGCGGCTATCCGCTGAGCAACGAAAAAGACGTCGCGTTTTTCCAGGAAATCCAAGAACATGACTTGGGCGACACCCAGGTCTGTGCGTTCGGCATGACCCGTCGCCGCGGGGTCGACGCCGCCGACGACCCCGGCATGAAAGCGCTCGTCGCGGCCCGCACCCCGGTGATCACCGTGGTCGGAAAAACCTGGGACTACCACGCCACGGAAGTCCTCCGCGTGTCGCTGGAAGAAAACCTTGCGATGATCGGCGAAAGCGTCCAGTTCTTGGCCGGACACTCCGCGGTGATCTACGACGCCGAACACTTCTTTGACGGTTATCGCGCCAACCCCGACTATGCCCTCCAGACGCTGCGGGCGGCCGCCAGCGGCGGCGCCACCGTGATGTCGCTGTGTGACACCAACGGCGGTTCGCTGCCGGAGCAAATCGCCGAGATCACCGGCGCCGCGATCGACTCGCTACGCGACTACCCGGGCGTGACGTTTGGAATCCATTGCCACAACGACAGCGAGCTTGCCGTGGCCAATTCGCTGGCCGCCGTCGATGTCGGCGCGACCCAGGTGCAAGGCACGATCAACGGCATCGGAGAACGCTGCGGGAACGCCGATTTGATCTCCGTGATGGCCAACCTGGCGCTGAAGAAAAAAGGTTACTCCGTGTTGGGCGGCCGCAGCCTGCAACCGCTGACCGAGCTGAGCCGGTTCGTCTACGAGACCGCCAATTTGCAGTGGCGCGGCGGGCAACCCTTTGTCGGACAAAGCGCCTTCGCACACAAGGGCGGCATGCACGTCCACGCGATCAACAAGGCCGCATCGACCTACGAACACATCGATCCCGCACTGGTCGGCAACGAACGGCGGATCCTGGTCAGCGAACTGTCCGGCCGCAGCAATATCGTTGCCGTGGCCAACAAGCACAGCATCGAAGACGACCGCGAAATCCAAGACAAGATCCTGGCCGAAGTCGTTCGGCTGGAAAACCAAGGGTTCCAATTCGAAAACGCCGGCGGCTCGTTCGATTTGCTGATCAAACGCGTGCTCGGAACGTTCACGCCGCACTTCAGCCCGATCAAATATCGAGTCGTCGCGGGCGAAACCTCGGCCGACGAAAAAGACGTCTACGCCGAAGCGATTCTGAAAATCCGCGTCGGCGATCAGGACTGTTTCAACGCCGCCGAAGGCCACGGCCCGGTCAACGCGCTCGACACCGCCCTCCGCGAAACCCTGTTGCCGTCTTATCCCCAACTACGTGACATGCGGCTGGTCGATTACAAAGTCCGTGTGGTCGATAACGGCGCCGGGACCGCGGCCAGCACCCGCGTCAACATCGAAAGTGCCGATCACCACGAATCCTGGGGAACGATCGGAGTCAGCGACAACATCATCGAAGCGAGTTTTCAGGCGTTGATCGATTCCGTCGAATACAAATTGCACAAAGAAAACGTTACACCGGCAACATAA
- a CDS encoding tetratricopeptide repeat protein has protein sequence MHAFNPLTWFRWMGEFIRCWFLGIPWRDAPKAIPAVILSMVLFTTAFIAFSGGAGWRNRLLDRQLQVSLEREDFPTAEIVIRRQLEADPKNVELIHRFALVREAQSFEEEAKALMRQLMTRRHLPAAKWLLENEIIGKKLTDFSSEELDEVGRVLQLITEREDKNLGAKRMYAEYLIFEQRLSSAIPVVLELAEVEPMRGLQAASLARHLNESEAAEQYASAALERVEEMHKDDPTNSQIAMSIARNQIFLERHSDAIRTLKRSIDVAKTQEERRMLTQALGDAIVAYVTYIEKSPTNTVQERLRVLTMLDAAVKIAPNNPRVVTMVADHVLASLSEDDEQISTVREALISGSPAGIAHFIKGTTALMNEDLAMAELHLEKAAEQMPRSAAILNNLAVALAMKQEPDYEKALQVANAAIDNVPSPTPHFYETRGQILFRMGRFREAISDLERALPAPDLELRAHQMLADCYDKVGDTDLARGHRETAETMTNAEQSPTDVLETKREDAPARD, from the coding sequence ATGCATGCATTCAACCCACTGACCTGGTTTCGCTGGATGGGTGAGTTCATCCGCTGTTGGTTCCTGGGAATTCCCTGGCGCGACGCGCCCAAAGCGATCCCGGCGGTGATCTTGTCGATGGTCCTGTTCACGACGGCGTTTATCGCCTTTAGCGGCGGCGCGGGATGGAGAAACCGGTTGCTGGACCGCCAGTTACAAGTTTCCTTGGAACGCGAAGATTTCCCCACCGCAGAGATCGTGATCCGGCGGCAACTGGAAGCCGATCCGAAAAACGTCGAACTGATCCACCGTTTCGCGCTCGTCCGCGAAGCCCAGTCGTTTGAAGAAGAAGCCAAAGCGTTGATGCGTCAACTGATGACGCGTCGCCATCTACCGGCCGCCAAGTGGTTGCTGGAAAACGAGATCATCGGAAAGAAGCTGACCGACTTTTCCTCCGAAGAACTGGACGAAGTCGGCCGGGTCTTGCAGTTGATCACCGAGCGAGAAGACAAAAATCTCGGTGCGAAACGAATGTACGCCGAGTATCTGATCTTTGAACAACGCCTCAGCTCCGCGATTCCCGTCGTGTTGGAACTGGCCGAAGTCGAACCGATGCGTGGTCTGCAGGCGGCGTCGTTGGCGCGTCACCTGAATGAATCGGAGGCCGCCGAGCAGTATGCGTCCGCGGCGTTGGAACGGGTCGAAGAAATGCACAAGGACGATCCGACCAATTCCCAAATTGCGATGAGCATCGCCCGCAACCAGATCTTTCTGGAACGCCATTCCGATGCGATCCGAACGCTGAAACGGAGCATCGATGTCGCCAAAACACAAGAAGAGCGACGGATGCTGACCCAAGCCCTCGGGGACGCGATCGTCGCTTATGTGACCTACATCGAAAAATCACCGACCAACACCGTTCAGGAACGGTTGCGGGTGCTCACGATGCTTGACGCCGCGGTCAAAATCGCCCCCAACAATCCGCGCGTCGTGACCATGGTGGCCGACCATGTGCTGGCCAGTTTGAGCGAAGATGACGAACAGATTTCAACCGTTCGAGAAGCGTTGATCTCGGGATCGCCGGCCGGCATTGCCCACTTCATCAAAGGCACCACCGCTCTGATGAATGAGGATTTAGCGATGGCGGAGTTGCACCTGGAGAAGGCGGCCGAACAGATGCCGCGAAGCGCTGCGATCCTGAATAACCTGGCCGTCGCGCTGGCGATGAAGCAGGAACCCGACTACGAAAAAGCGCTCCAGGTCGCCAATGCGGCGATCGACAACGTCCCCTCCCCGACGCCGCATTTCTACGAGACACGCGGACAAATCCTGTTTCGCATGGGGCGGTTCCGCGAAGCGATCAGCGATCTCGAACGGGCATTGCCCGCGCCCGATTTGGAGCTTCGGGCACATCAAATGCTAGCCGATTGCTACGACAAGGTCGGTGACACGGACTTAGCCCGTGGGCACCGAGAAACCGCCGAGACGATGACGAACGCCGAGCAATCGCCCACCGACGTGCTGGAAACCAAGCGCGAAGACGCCCCGGCAAGGGACTAG
- the xrtU gene encoding exosortase U yields the protein MSTTDSTGLYTSMLDQAEPSQPATTADPQPHPNWRWFWLGLFLAATPLLVPYFIGMWGNPTYRYFPFAIAAVAWLAYIRFDGHFYPPRGWFSWAAVGLALLLIVFGTVVQFPWFAAVALAILCAAMLYAMRGPDDETLLVVVLPLLTIVQLVRADALLVLWLQNVTTWMSSVLLDTLAIPHAVTNNVIQLADRELFVAEACSGIQSVFTLSFLAFLMIAWRRRRIWMAPLYLAIACLLAIFANVIRVTVVALVANSYQFDLAEGWPHQLLGYFALAIAFGFLLSFDYLIATLLHRVPEESEFNPLVAGWNYLSLESDEQASGGRGTQRNVMDLLDRDRRSGAFRWAQGLVDNRIAQIGFAALAGLICLASLTQVIRSRKPANLVQSDKALVFDPAPDLINDSLNVLTVVGHKANRGYEDPRLGANSDIWECQWDDVTVQFVLSQPHQGWHELCNCYERLDWTLLDRDIQAPDQFESIEVVANNPDALTSTYVLARFKRGPTQHGYLVFAGIGSDGTLVDAPDSLSAFTHRVWNRIDSTGVWDQNEVIMLQMWITSATKINPRKLQELQEEFIAARARIADAILENAGRTLPAQALRVDGPAPASAVAKSDRAMTAKELN from the coding sequence ATGTCGACCACCGATTCGACAGGTCTGTACACGTCCATGCTCGACCAGGCCGAACCGTCTCAGCCCGCGACCACCGCCGATCCCCAACCCCATCCCAACTGGCGTTGGTTTTGGTTGGGTTTGTTTCTCGCGGCGACCCCGTTGTTGGTGCCGTACTTCATCGGCATGTGGGGCAATCCGACCTATCGCTATTTTCCGTTCGCGATCGCCGCGGTCGCTTGGCTGGCCTACATCCGCTTTGACGGCCATTTCTATCCCCCGCGCGGCTGGTTCAGCTGGGCGGCGGTCGGACTGGCGTTGCTGCTGATTGTCTTCGGAACGGTGGTCCAGTTTCCATGGTTTGCGGCGGTCGCGTTGGCGATCCTTTGCGCAGCGATGTTGTACGCGATGCGTGGTCCGGACGATGAAACATTATTGGTCGTCGTGCTGCCGTTGCTGACGATCGTTCAATTGGTTCGCGCCGACGCCCTGTTGGTGCTCTGGTTGCAGAACGTCACGACGTGGATGTCAAGCGTGTTGCTGGACACGCTGGCGATCCCACACGCGGTGACCAACAATGTGATTCAGCTTGCCGATCGCGAGCTGTTTGTCGCCGAAGCCTGCAGCGGAATTCAATCCGTGTTCACGCTCAGCTTTCTTGCCTTTCTGATGATCGCGTGGCGACGACGACGGATCTGGATGGCCCCGCTTTACTTGGCGATCGCATGCTTGTTGGCCATTTTTGCCAATGTCATTCGGGTCACGGTCGTCGCCTTGGTCGCCAATTCCTATCAGTTCGATTTAGCCGAGGGTTGGCCCCACCAATTGCTCGGCTATTTCGCCTTGGCGATCGCTTTCGGGTTCCTACTTTCGTTCGACTATTTGATCGCCACGCTGCTGCATCGTGTCCCGGAGGAATCGGAGTTCAACCCGTTGGTTGCCGGCTGGAACTACCTGTCGCTGGAATCGGACGAGCAAGCATCCGGCGGCCGCGGCACGCAGCGAAACGTGATGGATCTGCTGGACCGAGACCGACGCAGCGGGGCGTTCCGCTGGGCACAGGGTTTGGTCGACAACCGCATCGCACAGATCGGTTTCGCCGCATTGGCCGGCCTGATTTGCCTGGCATCGTTGACCCAAGTCATTCGCTCTCGCAAACCGGCTAACCTGGTCCAGAGCGACAAAGCACTGGTGTTCGACCCGGCACCGGATCTGATCAACGATTCGCTGAACGTCCTGACCGTCGTCGGGCACAAGGCCAATCGGGGTTACGAGGACCCACGTTTGGGAGCCAACTCGGACATCTGGGAATGCCAGTGGGATGACGTCACGGTCCAGTTCGTGCTGAGCCAACCCCACCAAGGCTGGCACGAACTGTGCAACTGCTACGAGCGACTGGATTGGACCCTGTTGGATCGCGACATCCAGGCGCCCGACCAATTCGAATCGATCGAAGTCGTTGCAAACAACCCGGACGCCCTGACGTCCACCTACGTGCTGGCCCGATTCAAACGCGGCCCGACGCAGCACGGCTACCTGGTTTTTGCCGGCATCGGTAGCGACGGGACGTTGGTCGACGCACCGGACAGCTTGTCCGCGTTCACGCACCGCGTTTGGAATCGGATCGATTCAACCGGTGTCTGGGATCAAAACGAAGTCATCATGTTGCAGATGTGGATCACCTCGGCCACCAAGATCAATCCGCGCAAGTTGCAGGAACTGCAGGAGGAATTCATCGCCGCCCGCGCCCGCATCGCGGACGCGATCTTGGAGAACGCCGGCCGCACGCTGCCCGCCCAAGCCTTGCGAGTCGACGGCCCGGCGCCTGCGTCGGCGGTGGCAAAATCAGATCGGGCCATGACGGCAAAGGAGTTGAATTAA